A stretch of Helicobacter pylori oki112 DNA encodes these proteins:
- a CDS encoding outer membrane protein Omp18, which yields MKRSSVFSFLVAFLLVAGCSHKMDNKTVAGDVSAKTVQTAPVTTEPAPEKEEPKQEPAPVVEEKPAVESGTIIASIYFDFDKYEIKESDQETLDEIVQKAKENHMQVLLEGNTDEFGSSEYNQALGVKRTLSVKNALVIKGVEKDMIKTISFGETKPKCTQKTRECYKENRRVDVKLVK from the coding sequence ATGAAGAGATCTTCTGTATTTAGTTTCTTGGTAGCTTTTTTATTGGTAGCTGGCTGTAGTCATAAAATGGATAATAAGACTGTGGCTGGCGATGTGAGTGCTAAAACGGTTCAGACTGCACCTGTTACTACAGAACCAGCTCCAGAGAAAGAAGAGCCTAAACAAGAGCCAGCTCCAGTGGTTGAAGAAAAGCCAGCTGTTGAGAGCGGGACTATCATCGCTTCTATTTATTTTGATTTTGACAAGTATGAAATCAAAGAATCCGATCAAGAGACTTTAGATGAGATCGTGCAAAAAGCTAAAGAAAACCACATGCAAGTGCTTTTGGAAGGCAATACCGATGAATTTGGCTCTAGCGAATACAACCAAGCGCTTGGCGTTAAAAGGACTTTGAGCGTGAAGAACGCTTTAGTCATTAAAGGGGTAGAAAAAGATATGATCAAAACCATCAGTTTTGGTGAAACCAAACCCAAATGCACCCAAAAAACTAGAGAATGTTACAAAGAAAACAGAAGAGTGGATGTCAAATTAGTGAAGTAA
- the tolB gene encoding Tol-Pal system protein TolB: protein MRYLWLFLIGTIGLFATDKTLDIIKTIQKLPKIEVRYSIDNDANYALKLHEVLANDLKTSQHFDVSQNKDQGAINYAELKDKKVHLVALVSVALENGNKISRLKLYDINTSALVKTFDYPILSADLYPFAAHNMAIVVNDYLKAPSIAWMKRLIVFSKYIGPGITNIALADYTMRYQKEIIKNNRLNIFPKWANAEQTEFYYTQYGERTPMILKYNIQKATHENIASSQGMAVVSSVSSDGSKILMSLAPDGQPDVYLYDTHKKTKTKITRYPGIDVSGVFLEDDKSMAFVSDRSGYPNIYMKKLGLKESAEQLLYEGRSNESIDAYKDSIVYVSRENLNEFGKTVFNLNLITLNSKYIRRLTVNGSNQMPRFSTDGRNIMYIKKTPQEYAMGLILLDYNQSFLFPLKNVKIQAFDW from the coding sequence ATGAGGTATTTATGGCTTTTTTTAATAGGCACTATAGGGCTTTTTGCAACAGATAAAACACTAGATATTATTAAAACCATTCAAAAACTTCCTAAGATTGAAGTGCGCTACTCTATAGATAACGATGCCAATTACGCTTTAAAATTGCATGAAGTCTTGGCGAATGATTTAAAGACTAGCCAGCATTTTGATGTTTCTCAAAACAAGGATCAAGGCGCTATCAATTACGCAGAACTCAAAGATAAAAAAGTCCATCTTGTAGCGTTGGTGAGTGTGGCTTTAGAAAACGGCAATAAAATTTCACGATTAAAACTTTATGATATCAATACAAGTGCTCTTGTTAAAACTTTTGACTACCCCATTTTAAGCGCTGATCTATACCCTTTTGCAGCGCACAACATGGCCATTGTGGTGAATGACTATTTAAAAGCCCCTTCTATCGCTTGGATGAAGCGCCTTATTGTTTTTTCTAAATACATTGGACCAGGAATCACAAATATCGCACTAGCCGATTATACGATGCGTTATCAAAAAGAAATCATCAAAAACAACCGACTCAATATTTTCCCTAAATGGGCGAACGCTGAGCAAACGGAGTTTTATTACACACAGTATGGCGAAAGAACGCCCATGATTTTAAAATACAACATTCAAAAAGCCACTCATGAGAATATCGCTAGCTCTCAAGGAATGGCTGTGGTCTCTAGCGTGAGTTCTGATGGCTCTAAAATCTTAATGTCTTTAGCCCCTGATGGCCAACCGGATGTGTATTTGTATGACACGCATAAAAAAACTAAAACTAAAATAACGCGCTATCCTGGGATAGATGTTTCAGGAGTGTTTTTAGAAGATGACAAGTCTATGGCTTTTGTTTCGGATAGATCCGGTTATCCTAACATCTACATGAAGAAATTGGGGTTAAAAGAAAGCGCGGAGCAACTCCTTTATGAAGGAAGAAGCAATGAATCCATTGACGCTTATAAAGATAGTATTGTGTATGTGAGCCGGGAAAACCTTAATGAATTTGGCAAAACGGTGTTTAATTTGAATTTGATCACTCTAAACAGCAAATATATCCGCAGGCTTACCGTGAATGGCTCTAACCAGATGCCTCGTTTTTCTACGGATGGGAGAAATATCATGTATATCAAAAAGACACCCCAAGAATACGCCATGGGGCTTATTTTGCTAGACTATAATCAGAGTTTTTTATTCCCTTTAAAGAATGTGAAAATACAAGCCTTTGATTGGTAA
- a CDS encoding energy transducer TonB, with product MSKSAIFVVSGFLAFLLYALLLYGLLLERHNKEAEKILLDLGKKNEQVIDLNLEDLPSDEKKDEKVAEKVEEKKDEKVVEKNATDKEGDFIDSKEQEESLEDIFSSLNDFQEKTDANAQKDEQKNEQEEEQRRLKEQQRLKQNQKNQEMLKGLQQNLDQFAQKLESVKNKTLDLQIPKQDGVDEKAYQEWYAQIYQILYKGWKGVFYHKASVSALIMITKDGEFDYTILSYSDFKDYNKSVMTLLNDLKKVDFPPYPGGNMISIQVNFTTKEE from the coding sequence ATGAGTAAGAGCGCGATCTTTGTTGTTTCTGGCTTTTTAGCGTTCTTGCTTTATGCTTTGTTGTTGTATGGCTTGTTGCTAGAAAGGCATAATAAAGAAGCGGAGAAAATCCTTTTAGATTTAGGCAAAAAAAACGAACAAGTCATTGATTTGAATTTAGAAGATTTGCCAAGCGATGAAAAAAAAGATGAAAAAGTAGCTGAAAAAGTAGAAGAAAAAAAAGATGAAAAAGTAGTTGAAAAAAATGCAACTGATAAAGAGGGTGATTTTATTGATTCTAAAGAACAAGAAGAAAGCCTTGAAGATATTTTTTCTTCACTCAATGATTTTCAAGAAAAGACAGACGCAAACGCCCAAAAAGATGAGCAAAAAAATGAGCAAGAAGAAGAGCAAAGGCGTTTAAAAGAACAACAACGCTTAAAGCAAAACCAAAAAAATCAAGAGATGTTGAAAGGTTTGCAACAGAATTTGGATCAATTCGCGCAAAAACTAGAAAGCGTTAAAAACAAAACTTTAGATTTGCAAATTCCTAAACAAGATGGGGTTGATGAAAAGGCTTACCAAGAGTGGTACGCTCAAATCTATCAGATTTTATATAAAGGTTGGAAAGGGGTTTTTTATCACAAGGCTTCAGTGAGCGCGCTGATTATGATCACTAAAGATGGGGAGTTTGATTATACCATTCTTAGCTACTCTGATTTTAAGGATTATAACAAGAGTGTGATGACCCTTTTAAATGATTTAAAGAAAGTGGATTTTCCCCCATATCCTGGAGGAAACATGATTTCTATTCAAGTTAATTTCACCACTAAGGAAGAATAA
- a CDS encoding ExbD/TolR family protein: protein MNYDNYWDEDKPELNITPLVDVMLVLLAILMVTTPTLTYKEEIALPSGSKTARATQDKMIEIRMDKDAKIYIDSQTYEYNSFPDTFNLLSKKYDKDTRVSIRADKRLTYDKVIYLLKTIKEAGFLKVSLITSP from the coding sequence ATGAATTATGATAACTATTGGGATGAAGACAAGCCAGAACTCAATATCACGCCTTTAGTGGATGTGATGCTTGTTTTATTGGCTATTCTTATGGTAACGACGCCCACTCTTACTTATAAAGAAGAGATTGCTTTGCCTTCTGGCTCAAAAACTGCTAGAGCCACTCAAGATAAAATGATAGAGATTCGCATGGATAAAGACGCAAAAATCTATATAGATAGTCAAACCTATGAATACAACTCTTTCCCGGATACTTTCAACTTGCTTTCTAAGAAATACGATAAAGATACTAGGGTTAGTATCCGCGCGGACAAGCGATTGACTTATGACAAAGTGATTTATTTGTTAAAAACGATTAAAGAAGCGGGTTTTTTAAAAGTTTCTTTAATCACAAGTCCTTAA
- a CDS encoding MotA/TolQ/ExbB proton channel family protein — protein MLDSIVYFFNKSGFVTTLVLVWISLYLVMTLWVFLYKSIVLKIELRREMQSLSNILNGAQDAPEHFMFNKKRNDETKRYSNELLQAWKHQVLKQSTTGLVVLSIISSTAPFIGLFGTVVEILEAFNNLGALGQASFGVIAPIISKALIATAAGILAAIPAYSFYLILKRKVYDLSVYVQMQVDILSSKK, from the coding sequence ATGTTAGATTCAATCGTTTATTTTTTCAATAAGAGCGGGTTTGTTACCACGCTTGTTTTAGTTTGGATTTCGCTTTATTTGGTGATGACTTTATGGGTCTTTTTGTATAAAAGCATTGTGTTAAAGATTGAACTCAGGCGCGAGATGCAATCTTTGTCTAACATTCTTAATGGGGCGCAAGACGCTCCAGAGCATTTCATGTTTAATAAAAAAAGAAATGATGAGACCAAAAGGTATTCTAATGAATTGTTGCAGGCTTGGAAACACCAGGTTCTTAAGCAAAGCACGACGGGTTTAGTGGTGTTGAGCATTATCTCTTCTACAGCCCCCTTTATTGGTTTGTTTGGAACGGTGGTTGAAATTTTAGAAGCGTTTAACAATTTGGGCGCGTTAGGTCAGGCTTCTTTTGGGGTGATTGCACCCATTATTTCTAAGGCTCTTATCGCTACCGCTGCAGGTATTTTAGCAGCCATTCCAGCCTATTCTTTTTACTTGATTTTAAAACGCAAGGTGTATGATTTATCGGTTTATGTGCAGATGCAAGTGGATATTTTGTCTTCTAAAAAATAA
- the atpC gene encoding ATP synthase F1 subunit epsilon, with protein MALLKISVVVPEGEVYTGEVKSVVLPGVEGEFGVLYGHSNMITLLQAGVVEIETENQKEHIAINWGYAEVTNERVDILADGAVFIKKESDDRDDAISRAKKLLEDASSDRLAVSSVLAKIESL; from the coding sequence ATGGCTTTGTTGAAAATTAGTGTGGTAGTTCCTGAGGGGGAAGTTTATACAGGAGAGGTTAAAAGCGTTGTGTTGCCAGGAGTTGAAGGGGAATTTGGGGTGCTTTATGGGCATAGCAACATGATCACCTTGCTTCAGGCGGGAGTGGTTGAGATTGAAACTGAAAACCAAAAAGAGCACATTGCGATCAATTGGGGCTATGCAGAAGTTACTAATGAACGCGTGGATATTTTAGCCGATGGAGCGGTCTTTATTAAAAAAGAATCAGACGACAGAGATGATGCTATCTCTAGGGCTAAAAAGCTTTTAGAGGACGCAAGCTCTGACAGGTTAGCGGTCTCTAGCGTGCTGGCTAAGATTGAGTCTCTTTAA
- the atpD gene encoding F0F1 ATP synthase subunit beta codes for MEGKIIQVLGPVVDVEFESYLPAIFEALDINFEVNGTQKALVLEVAAHLGGNRVRAIAMDMTEGLVRNQAVKARGKMIEVPVGEEVLGRIFNVVGESIDNLEPLKPSLTWPIHRKAPSFEQQSTKTEMFETGIKVIDLLAPYSKGGKVGLFGGAGVGKTVIIMELIHNVAYKHNGYSVFAGVGERTREGNDLYFEMKEGGVLDKVALCYGQMNEPPGARNRIAFTGLTMAEYFRDEKGLDVLMFIDNIFRYAQSGAEMSALLGRIPSAVGYQPTLAGEMGKLQERIASTKNGSITSVQAVYVPADDLTDPAPASVFAHLDATTVLNRKIAEKGIYPAVDPLDSTSRILSPQMIGEKHYEIATGIQQVLQKYKDLQDIIAILGLDELSEEDKKTVERARKIEKFLSQPFFVAEVFTGSPGKYVTLQETLEGFGGILEGKYDHIPENAFYMVGSIQEVLEKAKNMKNS; via the coding sequence ATGGAAGGCAAAATCATTCAGGTTTTAGGCCCGGTGGTAGATGTGGAGTTTGAATCCTATCTACCGGCGATTTTTGAAGCGTTAGACATTAATTTTGAAGTCAATGGCACTCAAAAAGCTTTAGTTTTAGAGGTGGCAGCCCATTTGGGCGGTAATCGGGTGCGAGCGATTGCTATGGATATGACAGAAGGCTTAGTGCGTAACCAAGCTGTCAAGGCTCGCGGCAAAATGATTGAAGTGCCTGTGGGCGAAGAAGTGTTAGGGCGTATTTTTAATGTTGTGGGCGAGAGCATTGACAATTTAGAGCCGCTTAAGCCGTCCTTAACTTGGCCCATTCACAGAAAAGCCCCTAGTTTTGAGCAGCAAAGCACCAAGACAGAAATGTTTGAAACCGGTATTAAAGTCATTGACTTGCTCGCGCCTTATTCTAAGGGCGGTAAAGTAGGCTTGTTTGGCGGGGCTGGCGTAGGCAAAACAGTGATCATTATGGAGCTTATCCACAATGTGGCTTATAAGCATAACGGGTATTCGGTGTTTGCAGGTGTGGGGGAACGCACTAGAGAAGGGAACGATCTGTATTTTGAGATGAAAGAAGGGGGCGTTTTAGACAAAGTCGCGCTGTGCTATGGGCAAATGAATGAGCCACCAGGCGCAAGGAACCGCATCGCATTCACCGGCTTGACGATGGCGGAGTATTTTCGTGATGAAAAGGGCTTAGATGTGTTGATGTTTATTGACAATATCTTTAGATACGCTCAAAGCGGTGCGGAAATGAGCGCGCTATTAGGCCGTATCCCTTCAGCCGTGGGGTATCAGCCCACGCTAGCCGGGGAAATGGGGAAACTTCAAGAGCGTATCGCTTCCACTAAAAATGGCTCTATCACTTCCGTTCAAGCGGTGTATGTGCCAGCAGACGACTTGACTGACCCAGCCCCTGCTTCGGTGTTTGCACATTTGGATGCGACTACGGTGTTGAACAGAAAGATCGCTGAAAAAGGGATTTATCCTGCAGTTGATCCTTTGGATTCCACTTCAAGGATTTTAAGCCCTCAAATGATCGGCGAGAAGCACTATGAAATCGCTACCGGTATCCAGCAGGTTTTGCAAAAATACAAGGATTTGCAAGATATTATTGCGATTTTGGGATTGGACGAATTGAGCGAAGAGGATAAAAAAACGGTTGAAAGGGCTAGAAAAATTGAGAAGTTTTTATCCCAGCCGTTTTTTGTGGCTGAAGTGTTTACAGGAAGTCCCGGTAAATATGTAACCCTTCAAGAGACTTTAGAGGGCTTTGGAGGGATTTTAGAGGGTAAATACGATCACATTCCTGAAAACGCGTTTTACATGGTGGGTAGCATTCAAGAGGTTTTAGAAAAAGCTAAAAACATGAAAAATTCCTAA